In Chitinophaga sp. HK235, a single window of DNA contains:
- a CDS encoding DNA polymerase beta superfamily protein, protein MMTFETLKQQRQYLLLECVSGSRAYNLHTPTSDTDLKGIFILPQQELYGMTYTDQVANATNDEVYFEVRRFLELLEKNNPNILELLSTHADNQLYRHPLMQLVRPEDFLSRLCLETFAGYAKTQIKRAKGLNKKINQSFPEVRKDILEFCYAVQGSHSVPMKVWLEQHQIQQQDCGLSRIDHFRDAYALFYRQQFTTPVSFKGIFSGEQANDVQLSAIPTGTEPAAIMHFNKDGYTVYCKEFAAYWDWVENRNEARYQHNQQLGADYDSKHMMHTFRLLEMAEEIARYKEVRVYRQDRDFLLSIRNGAFTYDTLLQMATEKLEKIQAWYAVADLPERPDPADTEQLLIKIREEFYGKKQ, encoded by the coding sequence ATGATGACATTTGAGACACTGAAACAACAAAGGCAATACCTCCTGCTGGAATGTGTGAGCGGCAGCAGAGCTTACAACCTGCATACGCCCACTTCTGACACAGACCTGAAAGGTATATTTATACTGCCTCAGCAGGAACTGTATGGTATGACCTATACAGATCAGGTGGCCAATGCTACTAACGATGAAGTTTATTTTGAGGTAAGACGTTTTCTGGAACTGTTGGAAAAGAACAATCCCAACATCCTGGAGCTGCTTAGCACTCATGCTGATAATCAGTTGTACCGACATCCGCTGATGCAGTTGGTACGACCGGAAGATTTTTTGTCCCGCCTCTGTCTGGAAACCTTTGCTGGTTACGCTAAAACGCAGATCAAAAGGGCTAAGGGGCTCAACAAAAAAATCAATCAGTCATTCCCGGAAGTCAGAAAAGACATCCTTGAATTCTGTTATGCAGTGCAGGGCAGTCATAGCGTGCCGATGAAGGTATGGTTGGAACAACACCAGATACAGCAACAGGATTGTGGGCTCTCCCGAATAGACCACTTTCGTGATGCATACGCCTTGTTTTACCGGCAACAGTTTACCACCCCTGTATCTTTTAAAGGCATATTCTCAGGTGAACAGGCCAATGACGTGCAGTTGAGTGCTATCCCGACCGGCACGGAACCTGCCGCTATCATGCATTTTAACAAAGACGGATATACGGTGTACTGTAAAGAGTTTGCAGCTTACTGGGATTGGGTGGAGAACCGCAACGAAGCACGATACCAGCACAATCAGCAGCTGGGAGCAGACTATGACAGCAAACATATGATGCATACTTTCCGGCTATTGGAAATGGCGGAAGAAATTGCACGTTATAAGGAAGTGAGGGTATACCGTCAGGACCGTGATTTCCTGTTGAGTATACGCAATGGAGCCTTTACCTACGATACACTGTTGCAGATGGCAACAGAGAAACTGGAAAAAATACAAGCATGGTATGCAGTAGCTGATCTGCCGGAACGTCCTGATCCGGCAGATACAGAACAACTGCTTATTAAGATCAGAGAAGAATTTTATGGCAAGAAACAATAA
- a CDS encoding polynucleotide kinase-phosphatase, whose amino-acid sequence MARNNKLSHISIPELSLVLLVGPSGSGKSTFARKYFKATEIISSDVCRGLVSDDENNQAVSADAFELARFMAAKRLKHGLLTVIDATNVQPESRKDWIKLAREYHVLPVAIVLNMPHEVCQARNETRPDRNFGKHVIPQQISQLKRDLRNLREEGFRQVYEIRSEEEAGILESIIRTPLYNNKKDEHGPFDIIGDVHGCYDELYMLLEKLGYVIDKEHAELISAPQTTDANGYTRTRKPLFVGDLVDRGPASPQVLRLVMNMVNNGSALCVPGNHDAKLLRWLNGRQVHLRHGLEKTVEQLGAEPPEFLEAIKSFIDGLISHYVLDDGKLVVAHAGLKENMQGRGSGAVREFCLYGETTGETDEFGLPVRYNWALEYKGKAMVVYGHTPVPEAQWLNRTIDIDTGCVFGGKLTALRYPEKELVSVPAIQQYAVPARPIGYNADSRLSASQQYDGMLDITDFIGKSIISTRYNHNITIREENSIAALEVMSRFAINPKWLIYLPPTMSPVETSKLPGLLEHPAGGLEYFREAGINKVVCEEKHMGSRAIVVVCRNEDTARRRFGVEGEGNGVVYTRTGRSFFTDKALEQLFIARINAALEQSGFYDSYQTDWVCLDCELMPWSAKAQALLQHQYAAVGTAASQALPAVTAALEQAVRNNVPAELLLEKYRNRHAQVTDYVSAYRQYCWPVEKLEDYKLAPFHILATEGKTYFDKDHDWHMTAIKKICEADPAVLLATTYHTVEIGDAESEQAVIQWWANLTAAGGEGMVIKPYTFLSSDAKGLIQPAVKVRGKNYLRIIYGPEYDAPENLTRLRSRGLGAKRSLALREFALGMESLERFVGKEPLQAVHQCVFGILALESEPVDPRL is encoded by the coding sequence ATGGCAAGAAACAATAAACTATCCCATATTTCAATTCCGGAGTTATCACTGGTATTGCTGGTGGGGCCTTCTGGCTCCGGCAAGTCCACTTTTGCCCGGAAGTATTTTAAAGCGACTGAAATTATCTCCTCGGATGTCTGCCGGGGATTGGTAAGTGATGATGAAAATAACCAGGCTGTTTCTGCAGACGCATTTGAGTTGGCCCGTTTTATGGCAGCCAAACGCCTGAAACACGGGCTGCTTACCGTTATAGACGCTACCAACGTACAGCCGGAAAGCCGCAAAGACTGGATAAAATTGGCCAGGGAATACCATGTGCTACCCGTGGCCATCGTTCTCAATATGCCGCATGAAGTATGTCAGGCCAGGAATGAGACGCGGCCGGACCGCAACTTCGGTAAACATGTAATCCCGCAGCAGATCAGCCAGCTGAAAAGAGACTTGCGTAATCTGAGGGAAGAGGGCTTCCGCCAGGTCTATGAAATACGCTCGGAAGAAGAAGCGGGTATACTGGAATCCATCATTCGCACCCCGTTATACAATAACAAAAAAGATGAGCATGGTCCTTTCGATATCATTGGCGATGTGCATGGCTGTTATGACGAACTGTACATGCTGCTGGAGAAACTGGGCTATGTGATCGATAAGGAACATGCAGAGCTGATCAGTGCTCCGCAGACGACTGACGCCAACGGCTATACGCGCACACGTAAGCCACTGTTTGTAGGTGATCTGGTAGACAGAGGGCCTGCCTCCCCGCAGGTGTTGCGGCTGGTGATGAACATGGTGAATAACGGATCGGCATTATGTGTGCCGGGCAACCACGACGCCAAACTGCTGCGCTGGCTCAACGGAAGGCAGGTACATTTGCGGCACGGACTGGAAAAGACAGTAGAACAGCTGGGCGCAGAACCGCCGGAGTTCCTGGAAGCGATAAAGTCCTTCATCGATGGCCTGATCAGCCACTATGTGCTGGACGACGGCAAGCTGGTGGTAGCACATGCCGGGCTGAAGGAAAATATGCAGGGCCGCGGCTCTGGTGCCGTACGTGAGTTTTGTTTGTATGGTGAAACCACCGGCGAAACAGATGAATTCGGATTGCCTGTACGTTACAACTGGGCACTGGAATATAAAGGGAAGGCCATGGTAGTATATGGCCACACGCCTGTGCCGGAAGCTCAGTGGCTGAACCGCACCATTGATATCGATACAGGATGTGTGTTTGGAGGTAAACTGACTGCCCTGCGTTATCCGGAAAAAGAACTGGTGTCTGTACCTGCTATACAGCAATATGCTGTACCGGCAAGACCTATCGGTTATAATGCAGACAGCAGGCTCAGTGCCTCGCAACAATATGACGGCATGCTCGATATTACTGACTTTATCGGCAAAAGTATTATCAGCACCCGTTACAATCATAATATCACAATCCGGGAAGAGAACAGTATTGCCGCGCTGGAAGTGATGAGCCGGTTTGCCATCAACCCTAAGTGGCTGATTTATCTGCCACCAACGATGTCGCCGGTGGAAACATCGAAACTGCCTGGTTTACTGGAACATCCGGCCGGAGGCCTGGAATATTTCCGTGAAGCCGGCATAAACAAGGTGGTGTGCGAGGAAAAACATATGGGTTCCCGTGCAATTGTAGTAGTGTGCCGCAATGAAGATACTGCCCGCCGGCGTTTCGGTGTGGAAGGCGAAGGGAACGGTGTGGTATATACCCGTACAGGCCGTAGTTTTTTCACGGACAAAGCGCTGGAACAGTTGTTCATAGCCCGTATCAATGCTGCATTGGAGCAGTCCGGGTTTTATGATTCCTATCAGACAGACTGGGTTTGTCTGGATTGTGAGCTGATGCCCTGGAGTGCTAAAGCCCAGGCATTGCTGCAGCACCAGTATGCGGCAGTAGGCACCGCTGCCAGTCAGGCCTTGCCGGCAGTAACGGCTGCACTGGAACAGGCTGTCCGCAACAATGTACCTGCTGAACTGTTATTGGAAAAGTATCGTAACCGCCATGCACAGGTAACAGACTACGTATCGGCCTATAGGCAATATTGCTGGCCGGTGGAAAAACTGGAAGACTATAAGCTTGCACCTTTCCATATCCTGGCTACAGAAGGCAAGACCTATTTCGATAAAGATCATGATTGGCATATGACGGCCATCAAAAAGATCTGTGAGGCCGATCCGGCTGTGCTGCTGGCCACTACTTACCATACCGTGGAAATCGGAGATGCTGAAAGTGAACAGGCCGTTATTCAATGGTGGGCAAACCTTACTGCGGCAGGAGGGGAAGGGATGGTCATCAAACCATATACTTTCTTATCTTCGGACGCCAAAGGGCTCATACAGCCTGCAGTAAAAGTGAGAGGTAAAAATTATCTCCGCATCATTTACGGACCGGAATATGATGCGCCGGAAAACCTCACACGCCTGCGTTCCAGAGGACTAGGCGCCAAACGCTCACTGGCCCTCCGTGAGTTTGCATTGGGAATGGAAAGCCTGGAGCGCTTTGTAGGCAAGGAGCCACTGCAAGCGGTGCATCAGTGTGTTTTTGGTATATTAGCATTGGAAAGTGAACCGGTGGACCCCCGATTGTAA
- a CDS encoding 3' terminal RNA ribose 2'-O-methyltransferase Hen1, with product MLLTITTTRYPATDLGYLLHKHPAKVQTFPFTAGDAHVFYPEATEEKCTAALLLDLDPVKLTRKSGPGSNDFALEPYVNDRPYVASSFMSAAISQAFSSAMNGRCKDKPELVEIAFPFEVSLSVLPVNGGEPLLRNLFEPLGYEVSVQSFPLDTQYPAWGQSRYFQVTLKHTLPLRLLLSQLYVLMPVCDNDKHYFVGEHEIEKLMEKGREWLENHPARELITRRYLKHLGPLTRQALSIIMKDEDVPEPERLPAEKIRLHDLRLQTVRDLLLEHNVSSVADMGCGEGKLLKLLMEKSAFSRILGMDVSYHALEIAREKLKLDRLPELQKKRIGLIQGSLAYKDKRLSGFEAATLVEVIEHLDMPRLAVLEKVVFEYARPQLVIITTVNAEYNVKYEALSAGAFRHKDHRFEWTRAEFESWANKVATQFGYTVVFKPLGDYDEAVGAPSQLALFSIAAA from the coding sequence ATGTTATTAACTATTACCACTACACGTTACCCCGCCACAGACCTTGGCTATTTATTGCATAAACACCCCGCTAAGGTTCAAACGTTTCCTTTTACTGCTGGTGATGCCCATGTTTTTTATCCGGAAGCAACGGAAGAAAAGTGCACGGCAGCCTTATTGCTCGACCTGGACCCGGTGAAGCTTACCCGTAAAAGCGGCCCGGGGAGTAATGACTTTGCCCTGGAACCTTATGTAAATGACCGGCCTTATGTGGCATCATCCTTTATGAGTGCGGCCATATCCCAGGCTTTTTCCTCCGCGATGAATGGCCGTTGTAAAGACAAGCCCGAACTGGTAGAAATAGCATTTCCTTTTGAAGTGTCGTTGTCGGTATTGCCGGTAAATGGCGGAGAGCCTTTGCTCCGTAACCTGTTTGAACCGCTGGGCTATGAAGTAAGCGTACAGTCTTTTCCGTTGGATACACAATACCCCGCCTGGGGACAGAGCCGTTACTTTCAGGTGACCCTGAAGCATACCCTGCCACTACGCCTGCTGCTGTCACAGTTGTATGTACTGATGCCGGTATGTGATAACGATAAACATTATTTTGTAGGAGAGCATGAAATAGAGAAGCTCATGGAGAAAGGCCGTGAGTGGCTGGAAAACCATCCGGCCAGGGAGCTGATTACGCGTCGTTACCTCAAACACCTGGGCCCACTTACCCGTCAGGCACTCAGCATCATTATGAAAGATGAGGATGTGCCCGAACCGGAAAGGCTGCCGGCCGAAAAAATCCGCCTGCACGATCTGCGGCTGCAGACTGTACGGGACCTGCTGCTGGAACATAACGTTTCTTCCGTGGCAGATATGGGATGTGGTGAAGGCAAGTTACTGAAACTGCTGATGGAAAAGAGTGCCTTTAGCCGTATCCTTGGGATGGACGTTAGTTATCATGCGCTGGAAATAGCCAGGGAGAAACTAAAGCTGGACCGCCTGCCGGAATTACAAAAGAAGCGGATTGGACTGATCCAGGGTTCCCTGGCATATAAAGACAAACGTTTATCAGGCTTTGAAGCAGCTACTTTGGTAGAAGTGATCGAACACCTCGATATGCCCAGGTTGGCTGTACTGGAAAAAGTAGTATTTGAATATGCCCGTCCACAACTCGTGATTATCACGACTGTAAACGCTGAGTATAATGTTAAATATGAAGCGCTTTCCGCAGGTGCTTTCCGGCATAAAGACCACCGCTTTGAGTGGACCAGGGCAGAATTTGAATCCTGGGCCAACAAGGTGGCCACACAGTTTGGATATACCGTTGTATTCAAACCTTTGGGAGATTATGATGAAGCCGTAGGAGCGCCCAGTCAGCTGGCTTTATTTTCAATTGCAGCAGCATGA
- a CDS encoding O-acetylhomoserine aminocarboxypropyltransferase/cysteine synthase family protein, whose amino-acid sequence MSRKLHFETLQVHAGYNPDPTTKSAAVPIYQTTSYTFDNAEHAADLFELKQFGNIYTRIMNPTTDVFEKRVAALEGGVGALAVASGQAAQFIALHNILLPGDNFVTSSYLYGGTYNQFKVSFKRIGVEARFADLDNLETFEKQIDENTKAIYVETIGNPGFAIPDFEKLSAIARKHDLPLVVDNTFGAAGYLSRPLDHGANVVVQAATKWIGGHGTSIGGVIVDGGNYNWGNGKFKQFSEPDDAYHGMKFWEVFGSHSPFGNIAYIIRARVTGLRSWGPALAPQNSFLFLQGLESLSLRVQRTVDNALHLAQWLQEQPQVEYVNYPGLPDNKYHNLAKKYLQNGFGGVLSFKIKGGKEAADKFVQSLQLIYHLANVGDSKTLIIHPATTTHSQLSEQEQKAAGVEPGLLRISLGVEHIEDIKEDIRQAFSA is encoded by the coding sequence ATGTCCAGGAAGTTACATTTTGAAACATTACAGGTTCACGCAGGATATAACCCCGACCCTACCACCAAATCGGCTGCGGTACCTATTTACCAGACAACATCCTATACTTTTGACAATGCAGAGCATGCGGCAGATTTGTTTGAGCTGAAGCAGTTTGGCAACATCTACACCCGCATTATGAATCCTACCACTGATGTGTTTGAAAAAAGGGTGGCTGCACTGGAAGGCGGCGTAGGTGCACTGGCAGTAGCTTCCGGACAGGCGGCTCAATTTATTGCCCTTCATAATATCCTGCTGCCGGGAGACAACTTTGTAACATCGTCTTATCTCTATGGCGGCACCTACAATCAGTTTAAGGTAAGCTTTAAAAGGATCGGTGTGGAAGCGCGTTTTGCAGACCTCGACAACCTGGAAACCTTCGAAAAACAAATCGATGAAAATACCAAAGCTATTTATGTAGAAACCATCGGCAACCCTGGCTTCGCTATCCCTGATTTCGAAAAACTGAGTGCTATTGCCCGCAAACATGACCTGCCACTGGTTGTAGACAATACCTTCGGGGCTGCCGGATATCTGAGCCGTCCGCTGGACCACGGCGCCAACGTTGTAGTACAGGCAGCTACCAAATGGATAGGCGGACATGGCACCAGCATTGGCGGTGTGATTGTTGACGGTGGTAATTACAACTGGGGCAATGGTAAGTTCAAACAGTTCAGTGAGCCGGATGATGCTTATCACGGCATGAAGTTCTGGGAAGTATTTGGCAGCCATAGTCCATTCGGCAACATTGCCTATATCATCCGCGCCCGTGTGACCGGCCTTCGCAGCTGGGGCCCTGCACTGGCTCCGCAGAACTCCTTCCTCTTCCTGCAGGGCCTGGAAAGCCTCTCTCTGCGTGTACAACGGACGGTGGACAATGCCCTTCACCTGGCCCAGTGGCTGCAAGAGCAACCACAGGTAGAATATGTGAACTATCCCGGTCTGCCAGACAACAAATACCACAACCTGGCTAAAAAATACCTGCAGAACGGCTTTGGTGGCGTGCTGAGCTTCAAAATAAAAGGAGGCAAGGAAGCAGCGGATAAATTCGTACAGTCGTTACAGTTAATCTACCACCTGGCTAACGTAGGCGACAGTAAAACACTCATCATTCACCCGGCTACCACTACCCACTCGCAGCTCAGTGAACAGGAACAAAAAGCAGCCGGCGTAGAACCAGGCCTGCTCAGGATTTCCCTGGGAGTGGAACATATAGAAGATATTAAAGAAGATATCAGACAGGCGTTTAGTGCGTAA
- the manA gene encoding mannose-6-phosphate isomerase, class I, with protein sequence MKLFRLDGKIQHYAWGGSTYIPALLGIAPSEKPSAEYWMGAHPSAPSTITTANGPVPMNQLIQQDPAEIVGPQVWQQFKELPYLLKILDVKDMLSIQVHPTKEEAEKGFARENAAGIPLNAPNRNYKDDNHKPEIMVALSEFWLLHGFLPEEKLLQVLQDTAEFTSLVSIYENEGYFGLYKSVMEMPQALVNIILRPLTDRLIPEYRAGNLSKSDPAFWAARAVLNDPQGADNLDRGIFSIYFFNIVHVQPGQAVFQAAGIPHAYLEGQNVELMANSDNVLRGGLTPKHVDVPELLKHTRFEAVHPNILQGESISGGLEKIYNTPAPDFVVSKINLEKGQVYQHTAQATEIMILISGTATVKGSDTLALHKGQSVMAAYNEHYEITTADNVEIYKATVPVK encoded by the coding sequence ATGAAATTATTCAGACTGGATGGAAAAATTCAGCATTACGCCTGGGGAGGATCTACTTATATTCCTGCGTTGCTTGGCATTGCCCCATCAGAAAAACCCAGTGCAGAATACTGGATGGGCGCGCATCCCAGTGCTCCTTCCACCATCACTACCGCCAATGGCCCTGTGCCCATGAACCAGCTGATTCAGCAGGATCCGGCAGAGATAGTAGGCCCGCAGGTATGGCAGCAGTTCAAAGAGTTGCCTTATCTCCTCAAAATACTGGACGTTAAAGACATGTTGTCTATCCAGGTACACCCCACTAAAGAAGAGGCGGAAAAAGGATTTGCCCGTGAAAATGCTGCAGGTATACCGTTGAATGCGCCTAACCGCAACTACAAAGACGATAATCATAAACCGGAGATCATGGTAGCCCTGAGTGAATTCTGGCTGCTGCATGGTTTCCTGCCGGAAGAGAAACTGCTGCAGGTGTTGCAGGACACCGCAGAGTTCACCTCACTGGTAAGTATATACGAAAATGAAGGTTACTTCGGACTGTACAAAAGTGTGATGGAAATGCCACAGGCATTGGTTAACATCATACTGCGTCCGCTGACAGACCGTCTGATACCGGAATACAGGGCAGGTAACCTTTCCAAATCTGACCCTGCTTTCTGGGCAGCCCGTGCAGTACTCAATGATCCACAGGGCGCCGACAATCTGGACAGAGGTATTTTCTCTATCTACTTCTTCAACATTGTGCACGTTCAGCCCGGACAGGCCGTATTTCAGGCCGCTGGCATACCGCATGCATACCTCGAAGGCCAGAATGTAGAGCTGATGGCCAACTCTGACAATGTTCTGCGCGGCGGGCTTACTCCCAAACATGTGGATGTACCTGAACTACTGAAACACACCCGCTTTGAAGCAGTACATCCTAATATCCTCCAGGGTGAAAGCATCTCCGGCGGACTTGAAAAAATCTATAATACACCAGCTCCTGATTTTGTTGTCAGCAAAATCAATCTGGAAAAAGGACAGGTGTATCAACATACCGCCCAGGCCACAGAAATCATGATCCTCATAAGCGGTACTGCTACCGTTAAAGGCTCTGATACACTCGCACTCCATAAAGGACAGAGCGTGATGGCTGCCTACAATGAGCATTATGAAATCACCACCGCGGACAACGTGGAAATATACAAAGCTACTGTTCCTGTGAAATAA
- a CDS encoding YraN family protein — translation MSSQDIGRQGEKIAQDYVRRYCTILHTNWKYGRKEIDIIATHNGTIYFIEVKTRSTGRFGDPEEAVGYQKQANIQSVAAAYLECFRLYPEAVRFDIIAITFMEDDYELLHLRDVF, via the coding sequence ATGAGTAGTCAGGATATTGGCCGTCAGGGTGAGAAAATAGCGCAGGACTATGTTCGCCGGTATTGTACCATTTTACATACCAATTGGAAATACGGCAGAAAGGAAATTGATATCATCGCCACACACAATGGCACCATTTATTTTATAGAGGTGAAAACCAGAAGCACCGGCCGTTTTGGCGATCCGGAAGAGGCAGTGGGCTATCAGAAACAAGCCAATATTCAATCGGTGGCAGCCGCATACCTGGAGTGTTTCAGGCTGTATCCGGAAGCAGTCAGATTTGATATTATTGCAATCACTTTTATGGAAGATGATTATGAGCTCTTACACCTGCGGGACGTGTTTTAG
- a CDS encoding NADP-dependent oxidoreductase, producing MKAVAVSEFKGTPTVMDLPRPEIRPGAVIIKVQAAGINPFDWKMVDGIMDNGKTPHQFPLIMGVDGAGIIDEVGEGVTRFKKGDLVYGQFIHMPIGEGSYAEYAIVPEKSGLTMAPMRISPEEAAAVPTSGMTALQLIEKLKLQKGDTLLINGATGGVGSFATQIAASLGLKVIATVADDIEAKRMHELGAFTTVNYKKAPLAEQVKSKFPEGINGLIDMVSDKAGFEKNIDLVKSGGGAFTTLFVADEEVLKTKNLHGGNFETEGGPAALDKLSRLIDQGQIKVPVENKIRLEQVPDAIAASRQGKAKGKTVIIM from the coding sequence ATGAAAGCCGTAGCCGTATCTGAATTTAAAGGTACCCCAACAGTAATGGATTTGCCCAGGCCGGAAATCAGGCCGGGAGCTGTTATCATCAAAGTACAGGCCGCCGGAATCAATCCCTTCGATTGGAAGATGGTGGATGGTATCATGGACAATGGAAAAACGCCTCATCAGTTTCCCCTGATCATGGGAGTAGACGGCGCCGGTATTATTGACGAAGTAGGAGAAGGAGTCACCCGTTTTAAAAAGGGAGACCTGGTATACGGCCAATTCATTCATATGCCCATTGGAGAAGGATCTTATGCAGAGTATGCTATTGTACCGGAGAAATCAGGTCTCACAATGGCGCCTATGCGTATTAGTCCGGAAGAAGCCGCTGCGGTGCCCACATCCGGTATGACTGCGCTGCAACTGATAGAAAAACTGAAGTTGCAGAAAGGCGATACACTGCTGATCAATGGGGCTACAGGTGGCGTAGGTTCTTTTGCCACGCAGATAGCTGCATCACTGGGCCTCAAAGTGATTGCGACTGTTGCAGACGACATTGAAGCCAAAAGGATGCATGAGCTGGGCGCTTTCACTACGGTCAACTATAAAAAAGCACCCCTGGCCGAACAGGTGAAATCAAAGTTCCCCGAAGGCATAAATGGACTGATCGACATGGTCAGTGATAAAGCAGGATTCGAGAAAAACATTGACCTCGTAAAATCAGGTGGTGGAGCTTTCACGACTTTGTTTGTGGCCGATGAGGAAGTGCTGAAAACAAAGAACCTGCACGGAGGCAACTTCGAAACAGAAGGTGGTCCTGCTGCGCTGGACAAGCTGTCCCGTCTTATCGACCAGGGACAGATAAAGGTTCCGGTAGAAAATAAAATCAGGCTGGAACAGGTGCCAGATGCTATTGCCGCCAGCCGGCAAGGGAAAGCAAAAGGCAAAACGGTCATTATTATGTAG